Proteins from one bacterium genomic window:
- the rpmC gene encoding 50S ribosomal protein L29: MAESMRDLGEADLQKRLADARQELFTLRLQRTSGKLLNPAKIVEMRRTVARVLTELRARDLIEAAAPVEARPRGGRR; the protein is encoded by the coding sequence ATGGCGGAATCGATGCGGGATCTCGGCGAGGCGGATCTCCAGAAGCGCCTGGCCGACGCCCGGCAGGAGCTGTTCACGCTGCGGCTGCAGCGGACGTCCGGCAAGCTGCTGAATCCGGCGAAGATCGTCGAGATGCGCCGGACGGTGGCGCGCGTGCTGACTGAATTGCGGGCGCGCGACCTGATCGAGGCCGCGGCCCCTGTCGAGGCCAGGCCGCGCGGAGGCCGCCGATGA
- the rplP gene encoding 50S ribosomal protein L16, with product MLMPKRVKYRKAHRGRMRGEAHTGAAVTFGEFGLQAQDRAWITSQQIEAARRAITRFIKRGGKLWIRVFPDHPVTKKPAETRMGSGKGNPELWVAVVKPGRVLFELGGVSEQVAREAMSLAGHKLPIPTRFVQRDEVGEIAGAGGQA from the coding sequence ATGTTGATGCCCAAGCGGGTCAAATACCGTAAGGCGCACCGGGGCCGGATGCGCGGGGAAGCCCACACCGGCGCCGCGGTGACGTTCGGAGAGTTCGGGCTCCAGGCGCAGGACCGCGCGTGGATCACAAGCCAGCAGATCGAGGCGGCGCGCCGCGCGATCACGCGGTTCATCAAGCGGGGCGGCAAGCTGTGGATCCGCGTGTTTCCGGACCACCCGGTGACCAAGAAGCCGGCGGAGACCCGCATGGGGAGCGGCAAGGGCAACCCCGAGCTGTGGGTCGCGGTCGTGAAGCCGGGCCGGGTGCTCTTCGAGCTCGGCGGGGTCAGCGAACAGGTGGCCCGCGAGGCGATGTCCCTCGCCGGCCACAAGCTGCCGATCCCGACGCGCTTCGTGCAGCGGGACGAGGTCGGCGAGATCGCCGGGGCGGGGGGGCAGGCGTAA